A portion of the Sabethes cyaneus chromosome 3, idSabCyanKW18_F2, whole genome shotgun sequence genome contains these proteins:
- the LOC128741521 gene encoding magnesium transporter NIPA2: MSSQQSIDELYRQQDFYIGLSLALSSSFFIGASFIIKKVGLIRLSRIGSVRASAGGFGYLKDWIWWAGLLCMGVGEAANFAAYAFAPASLVTPLGALSVIVTAVLASKFLKERLNLLGKLGCFLCIIGSMIIVIHSPKEGEIDDLNLLLDKLQDPAFITYVAIILSLSLFIGCCCGPRYGHKNVIVYILLCSAIGSLTVMSCKALGLALRDTLSGKSNDFGMWLPYFLIVVTVVFVGIQVNYLNKALDIFNTSIVTPIYYVIFTTLVITASAILFKEWGRMKAEDILGDLCGFFVVIIAVILLNAFREMDISLNDVRGIMRPKRELLPHKNHFDDFLIETENSSLSQKQYGSGDYRDI; this comes from the exons ATGTCGTCACAGCAGTCCATCGATGAGCTGTACAGGCAGCAAGATTTTTACATTGGTTTATCGCTAGCTTTATCGAGCAGCTTCTTCATCGGGGCCAGTTTCATAATTAAAAAAGTAGGACTCATACGACTGTCTCGCATTGGCTCGGTCCGGGCTAGTGCCGGAGGATTCGGCTACCTAAAAGACTGGATTTGGTGGGCCGGTTTACTATGCA TGGGTGTAGGAGAAGCAGCTAACTTTGCGGCGTATGCTTTTGCTCCAGCGTCGCTTGTCACTCCACTTGGCGCGCTAAGCGTTATTGTAACTGCCGTACTGGCTTCAAAATTTCTCAAAGAACGACTGAATCTACTTGGAAAGCTAGGTTGTTTCCTGTGCATCATCGGTTCCATGATAATTGTTATTCACTCACCAAAAGAAGGTGAAATCGACGACTTGAACTTGCTTTTAGACAAACTTCAGGATCCTGCTTTTATAACGTACGTAGCGATTATTTTGTCATTGTCGCTGTTTATTGGCTGCTGTTGCGGTCCCCGGTATGGCCACAAAAATGTTATAGTATACATTCTGCTGTGTTCAGCCATCGGGAGTTTAACGGTGATGTCTTGCAAAGCGCTCGGATTAGCTTTAAGGGATACACTATCTGGAAAGTCCAACGACTTTGGAATGTGGCTGCCATACTTTTTAATCGTAGTTACGGTGGTATTCGTCGGCATCCAAGTCAACTATCTCAACAAAGCACTGGACATTTTCAATACCAGCATCGTGACCCCTATTTATTATGTTATTTTTACGACTTTAGTTATAACGGCTTCTGCTATCTTGTTCAAAGAGTGGGGTCGAATGAAAGCGGAAGACATTCTTGGAGATCTATGTGGATTCTTTGTTGTCATCATAGCAGTGATTTTGCTGAATGCTTTCCGCGAGATGGACATTAGTTTGAACGACGTAAGAGGTATCATGAGACCAAAACGAGAATTATTACCTCACAAGAatcattttgatgattttttaatcgaaacggAGAACAGCAGTTTATCACAAAAACAATACGGCAGCGGGGATTACCGAGACATTTGA